ACCACCGGCACCTGGGCGCCGTGGTTCGAGTCCTGGCCGGAGCGGTTCGCGAGCCTGGACGAGGCCGTCGCCCTTTTCGGGCCGGTCGCCGGTCGCTACTTCTACGAGGCCTTCGACGACGGCCGGCTGCACGGCAGCATCCCGGTCTGGGCGGCGCTCGCCGAGGAGTGGGGCGGCCGCGACTTCTGGGCGCAGTGGGAGGCGGTCCGGGCGCCGTCGTTGCTGCTGGAAGCCGAATACTCGGTGACCCCGCCCGGGCAGATGGCGGAGATGGCGCGGCGGAATCCGGCGTCGACCCGTCTGCGGGTGCCCGGCGCCGGGCACCTGATACACGACGACGCCCCGGAAGTGTTCCGGGGCGCCGTCGAGGCGTTCCTGTCGAGGAATCGCTAGATCGTCCGACCGATCAGTGCATCAGCGTCGGCGGGGCCGGGCTGTCGGTGCCCTCCAGCATGACCTCTTCCGGGATCGACGCGGCGATCTTCTTGCGCGGCAGGAAGAACGCCGGGATGAAGGTGACGGCCACCAGCACCGCGGCCACGATGAACGTGGTGCCGTAGGCGTTCGCCGAATCGGTCAGCGCGTGGGCGATGCCCTCCGGACCGAGCTTCTTCAGCACCTCGGGGGAGCCGCCGGAGTTGACGATCTGCAGGGTGGTCGCGGACAGCAGGCCGGTGTAGATCACGGTGATCACCGCGGTGCCGATCGACGACGACGTCTGCTGGATCACGTTCACCAGCGTCGAGCCGTCCGGGACCTGCGGGCCGCGCAGCGACGCCAGCGCCGACGACATGATCGGCATCATCGTCATACCCATGCCCAGACCCTGGACGAACAGCGCGCCGCAGAGCAGCCAGTAGGAGGTGTCGGTGCCGATCTGCGTGAAGGTGGTGACGCCGATCAGGATCAGCACCAGGCCGCCGAGGACGAACTTGCCGGGGCCGATCTTGTCGGTCATCCGGCCGGCGATCGGCATGGTCAGCATGGCGCCGACGCCCTGCGGGGCCAGCAGCAGGCCGGCGACCAGGGTCGACTCGCCGCGCACGGTGATGAAGTACTGCGGGTAGAGCAGCGAGGCGCCGAAGAACGCGATCATGAAGGTCACCATCGTGAGGATGGAGATCGTCAGGGTCCGGTTCTTGAACAGCCGCAGGTCGAGCAGCGGGTTCTTGCTGCGCAGTGCGTGGGCGATGAACCCGATGATGAGCAGGCCGCCGATGATCATCGGGAGGTAGACGCCGGGGTTGTTGAACGTGTGGTGCTCGGCGCTGGACGAGACGCCGTACAGGAACAGCGCCAGGCCGGGCGAGAGCAGGATCAGGCCGAGGAAGTCGATGCTCGACTTCGACTTCTCGTCGTCGTCCTTGAGAGCGAAGAAGGCGTAGACCAGGGCGACGACGCCGATCGGGATGTTGATCAGGAAGACCCAGTGCCAGCTGGCGACCTCGATCAGCCAGCCGCCGAGGATCGGGCCGGCGATCGGGCCGAGCAGCATCGGGATACCGAGCACGGCCATCACCGAACCGACGCGCGCCGGGCCGGCGGCCTTGGTCATGATCATCATGCCGACAGGCATCAGCAGACCGCCGCCGAGGCCCTGAATCATCCGGTAGGCGACGAGCTGGCCGATCCCGACCGCGGTCGCGCACAGGATGGAGCCGAGCACGAACAGCACCAGCGAGGTCATGTAGACCCGTTTGGCGCCGAACCGGCCGACCGCCCAGCTGGCGATCGGGATCACCGCGGCCAGCGCCAGGGTGTATCCGGTCATCGACCACGCGGCGCCGGCCGGCGTGGTGTGGAAATCCTTGATGAAGGTCGGCTGGGCCACCGAGACGACGGTGACGTCCAGGATGGACATGATGGCGCCGAGGACCACGACACCGGCGACGACGAAGACGTCGCGTCCGAGTTTGTCGGGGGCCGCGGCGGCCGGAGTGGCCTGGGACATGAGGTTCCTTACCGGTGGGAGGGTCGGTGATGGTCGATGGTCAGCGCGCCGCGGGATCCCGCGTGCACGTCGGGGCGGGCAGATACCGAACGGCCTCGGACAGCACGGCGGTCAGCCGACCGCGCAGGTCGTCGGGCATCGGTGCCAGGATGTCGCGCACATCCGCGTCGCGCAGTGCGAAGTGCTCCGCGAGCAGATCGGTGCCGGCGCTGGTCAGTGACAGACGCTTGACGCGCCGGTCGCGGGGATCCTCGCGACGGTCGATGAGATTCGCGGCGACCAGGCGGTCGGCCGCGCGGCCGGTGGCCGCGAGCGACAGCCCGAGCCGCTCGGCGACCTCGTGGATCGGTACGGCCCCGTCGGCGTGCATCAGCACGAACAGGGTGCGCACCTGCGACAGGGTCAGATCGGTGGTCGCGAGGGTCTCCGCCGTGCTCGCCCGGGAACACGCCAGCATGCGGCCGACGAAGTCGCCGACGCAGGCGACGGTCGTATCCAGGGCAGGCACGGGGGAAGGCACCCGACAATGGTTACGCAGACGCAACTATTGCTGCAACACAATAAAGGGTGACCTTCCTCACCGGGCTGATTAGGCTGAGAGGCATGGCTCAGAATCCCGGCGGTATCAAGGACATCTCGGTGGAGGCGCTCGACGGATCGCCCTTCTCGCTCGCGGATCTGCCCGGTCCGCTGCTGATCGTGAACGTGGCGTCCAAGTGCGGTCTCACCCCGCAGTACGAGGGACTGGAGACGCTCGCGAAGAACTACGGCGATCG
The nucleotide sequence above comes from Gordonia sp. PP30. Encoded proteins:
- a CDS encoding alpha/beta hydrolase → MEATVGLLDYGGDDSAGRPPIVLLHGLMGRGRTWRRQIPWLRRYGRVFTFDAAFHQGAALVGEPSAADLSTERFVADVAEILTWIDRGPVVLIGHSMGGLHAWCTAAAYPELVSGLVVEDMAPDFRGQTTGTWAPWFESWPERFASLDEAVALFGPVAGRYFYEAFDDGRLHGSIPVWAALAEEWGGRDFWAQWEAVRAPSLLLEAEYSVTPPGQMAEMARRNPASTRLRVPGAGHLIHDDAPEVFRGAVEAFLSRNR
- a CDS encoding DHA2 family efflux MFS transporter permease subunit → MSQATPAAAAPDKLGRDVFVVAGVVVLGAIMSILDVTVVSVAQPTFIKDFHTTPAGAAWSMTGYTLALAAVIPIASWAVGRFGAKRVYMTSLVLFVLGSILCATAVGIGQLVAYRMIQGLGGGLLMPVGMMIMTKAAGPARVGSVMAVLGIPMLLGPIAGPILGGWLIEVASWHWVFLINIPIGVVALVYAFFALKDDDEKSKSSIDFLGLILLSPGLALFLYGVSSSAEHHTFNNPGVYLPMIIGGLLIIGFIAHALRSKNPLLDLRLFKNRTLTISILTMVTFMIAFFGASLLYPQYFITVRGESTLVAGLLLAPQGVGAMLTMPIAGRMTDKIGPGKFVLGGLVLILIGVTTFTQIGTDTSYWLLCGALFVQGLGMGMTMMPIMSSALASLRGPQVPDGSTLVNVIQQTSSSIGTAVITVIYTGLLSATTLQIVNSGGSPEVLKKLGPEGIAHALTDSANAYGTTFIVAAVLVAVTFIPAFFLPRKKIAASIPEEVMLEGTDSPAPPTLMH
- a CDS encoding MarR family winged helix-turn-helix transcriptional regulator, whose product is MPSPVPALDTTVACVGDFVGRMLACSRASTAETLATTDLTLSQVRTLFVLMHADGAVPIHEVAERLGLSLAATGRAADRLVAANLIDRREDPRDRRVKRLSLTSAGTDLLAEHFALRDADVRDILAPMPDDLRGRLTAVLSEAVRYLPAPTCTRDPAAR